ATCAGGCGGGGCCCTGGCCCCTTCTTGTCGTAGCGTTTGTACATGCCATAAAGATCGCGATTTTCGTAGCTCATGACCGTTTCCCCCAAGAGTAAATGCCAAAATAGTTCAGGGCACGCCGCCGATTCATCTCACAATTCCAAGACGCGCCGATCCGACAAGAATAGGGCCGATGACGATCGCAATCAGTACGGTAACCCACACAAACGGAACATTGCAGTCGCATGTTTCACCAGAATCCCATGTCCAATACGCATAAGTGCTTACGCGCAATAGCGGTAGGAATTGTGCTGCTGGACCCGCGGAGTATCCCTTTGTGTCATTGTTAAATGGGTCGTGTACAATATCTTACGTGCTGTCCGATTGCTGGGTCGGCAAAGCACGCCCGCACACGGGCATCGAGGGAGTGCGGTGCGAAGGCATAAACTCCCGGATTTCCTGAACAGAACAGCCCGCCACCGAACGTTACGGTCTCGGTGATTTCATGGGCCTTCTTCCTCTATGTATTATCTTTCCTTGTCATTCCGCAGCAAGATAAACTTGCCAATTCCTGGACGATCATGACGACCCAAGACACGGAGCTGGAATCGGGCGTGGGCCACCAATCTCTCGGCTTATTAAGCTTGGCTGCGCTGGGCGTGGTCTATGGGGATATCGGAACAAGTCCGCTGTATGTAATGAAGACTGTTTTCGATCCGGTCCGCGGACTTGCTGTCAACGAAGCCAACGTCATCGGCGTCATCTCGCTCATTTTTTGGGCGCTCATGATTGTGGTGTCTGTCAAGTACATCAGCTTGATCCTGCGCGCAGACAACCGTGGCGAGGGCGGCATCATGGCGTTGTTATCACTCGCAAGTTCGTCGGTCCCCAGCCGTCCGCGTTTGCGCAGCGGCCTCTTTCTCATCGGCGGGTTTGGTGCAGCCCTCTTCTACGGCGACGGAGTCATAACCCCCGCCATCTCTGTCCTAAGCGCGGTAGAAGGGCTGGAGGTGGCGACGCCGCTCCTCCAGCCGTACGTGCTGCCAATTACACTAGCCGTACTGATCGCGCTATTCCTCGTGCAACAGCGTGGTACAGGGGGGATCGGCGCAGTATTCGGGCCGGTGATGTTGATATGGTTTAGCACGTTGGGTCTCGCCGGACTGGCAAACATCACCCTCGCGCCCGGGATATTGGAGGCATTTAGCCCATTGCAGGCTCTTGCATTTTGCATGAATAACGGATGGCTCGCGTTTGTTGCCTTCAGCGGTGTAGTGCTCGCGGTTACAGGGGGAGAGGCGCTCTATGCCGACATGGGACACTTTGGCGCGAAACCCATTCGCCTGGCGTGGTATGTGTGCGTCCTTCCCGCGCTGACGCTGAATTATCTCGGGCAGGGGGCGCTCCTGCTGGCGAATCCGTCAGCCATTTCAAATCCGTTTTATCTATTGTTTCCCTCGTGGGCGCTGTACCCCGCGGTAGGATTAGCCACTGCCGCCACCGTTATCGCCTCGCAAGCAGTAATCTCGGGCGTTTTTTCCGTAACCAAGCAGGCAATCCAGCTTGGATTTCTACCGCGTATGCAGATCAGGCACACTTCAGACCGGAGGATAGGTCAGATATACATCCCCTTCGTCAACTGGACTCTGCTCGCAGCCGTGACGATGGCTGTAGTGGGGTTTGGTTCCTCGTCCAGTCTGGCGTCGGCATACGGCGT
The window above is part of the Nitrosospira sp. Is2 genome. Proteins encoded here:
- a CDS encoding potassium transporter Kup — protein: MTTQDTELESGVGHQSLGLLSLAALGVVYGDIGTSPLYVMKTVFDPVRGLAVNEANVIGVISLIFWALMIVVSVKYISLILRADNRGEGGIMALLSLASSSVPSRPRLRSGLFLIGGFGAALFYGDGVITPAISVLSAVEGLEVATPLLQPYVLPITLAVLIALFLVQQRGTGGIGAVFGPVMLIWFSTLGLAGLANITLAPGILEAFSPLQALAFCMNNGWLAFVAFSGVVLAVTGGEALYADMGHFGAKPIRLAWYVCVLPALTLNYLGQGALLLANPSAISNPFYLLFPSWALYPAVGLATAATVIASQAVISGVFSVTKQAIQLGFLPRMQIRHTSDRRIGQIYIPFVNWTLLAAVTMAVVGFGSSSSLASAYGVAVTTTMVIETILTFFVLRYAWNYPLILSLLATGFFLTIDTAFFAATMLKIAQGGWFPLAIGAVIFFVMATWNRGRQILVEHLRSAAIPLLPFLESLIAHPPARVSGTSIFLTANPEGVPHALLHNLAHNQVLHERVVFLTVSYLETPRVPEEERVSVKSLPGNCYQITVQYGFKDEPNLPAVLEKCQRYGLEFEPLKTSFFLSREIVVPCPGGGMALWRERLFATMARNASNAAEYFKLPANRVLELGARVEI